Proteins co-encoded in one Capsicum annuum cultivar UCD-10X-F1 chromosome 9, UCD10Xv1.1, whole genome shotgun sequence genomic window:
- the LOC107842771 gene encoding uncharacterized protein LOC107842771 isoform X3, producing the protein MSERERILLNLHKSLVMVTSGENQVLPIFWRVLLMQRHFSLMQVRQCFLLLQTPCDVDVTNCSSQVVWMYPHRTTETPGLALSGKTRKEKRCSSIYKHKSYLSMI; encoded by the exons atgagtgaaagagAAAGAATTTTATTGAACCTACATAAATCCTTAGTGATGGTTACTTCCGGTGAAAATCAG GTGTTACCGATATTCTGGCGGGTTCTGTTGATGCAAAGACACTTCAGCCTGATGCAA GTAAGACAGTGCTTCTTGCTGCTTCAAACTCCATGTGATGTAGATGTTACCAATTGCTCTTCACAGGTAGTTTGGATGTATCCCCATAGGACCACGGAAACTCCTGGTTTGGCTCTCTCCG GAAagacaagaaaagagaagaggtGTTCATCAATCTACAAACACAAAAGTTATTTATCCATGATTTAG
- the LOC107842771 gene encoding uncharacterized protein LOC107842771 isoform X1, with protein sequence MKFKEEIRGGAYDRMIFASIMSNRIFFLHFFQFDLGSKLLVLPIFWRVLLMQRHFSLMQVRQCFLLLQTPCDVDVTNCSSQVVWMYPHRTTETPGLALSGKTRKEKRCSSIYKHKSYLSMI encoded by the exons ATGAAATTCAAAGAGGAAATTCGTGGAGGAGCTTACGATAGAATGATTTTTGCTTCAATTATGTCAAATCGGATtttctttctccatttttttcAGTTCGACCTAGGGTCTAAGTTACTT GTGTTACCGATATTCTGGCGGGTTCTGTTGATGCAAAGACACTTCAGCCTGATGCAA GTAAGACAGTGCTTCTTGCTGCTTCAAACTCCATGTGATGTAGATGTTACCAATTGCTCTTCACAGGTAGTTTGGATGTATCCCCATAGGACCACGGAAACTCCTGGTTTGGCTCTCTCCG GAAagacaagaaaagagaagaggtGTTCATCAATCTACAAACACAAAAGTTATTTATCCATGATTTAG
- the LOC107842771 gene encoding uncharacterized protein LOC107842771 isoform X6: MSERERILLNLHKSLVMVTSGENQVLPIFWRVLLMQRHFSLMQVVWMYPHRTTETPGLALSGKTRKEKRCSSIYKHKSYLSMI, from the exons atgagtgaaagagAAAGAATTTTATTGAACCTACATAAATCCTTAGTGATGGTTACTTCCGGTGAAAATCAG GTGTTACCGATATTCTGGCGGGTTCTGTTGATGCAAAGACACTTCAGCCTGATGCAA GTAGTTTGGATGTATCCCCATAGGACCACGGAAACTCCTGGTTTGGCTCTCTCCG GAAagacaagaaaagagaagaggtGTTCATCAATCTACAAACACAAAAGTTATTTATCCATGATTTAG
- the LOC107842771 gene encoding uncharacterized protein LOC107842771 isoform X4, which yields MKFKEEIRGGAYDRMIFASIMSNRIFFLHFFQFDLGSKLLVLPIFWRVLLMQRHFSLMQVVWMYPHRTTETPGLALSGKTRKEKRCSSIYKHKSYLSMI from the exons ATGAAATTCAAAGAGGAAATTCGTGGAGGAGCTTACGATAGAATGATTTTTGCTTCAATTATGTCAAATCGGATtttctttctccatttttttcAGTTCGACCTAGGGTCTAAGTTACTT GTGTTACCGATATTCTGGCGGGTTCTGTTGATGCAAAGACACTTCAGCCTGATGCAA GTAGTTTGGATGTATCCCCATAGGACCACGGAAACTCCTGGTTTGGCTCTCTCCG GAAagacaagaaaagagaagaggtGTTCATCAATCTACAAACACAAAAGTTATTTATCCATGATTTAG
- the LOC107842771 gene encoding uncharacterized protein LOC107842771 isoform X5, which translates to MKFKEEIRGGAYDRMIFASIMSNRIFFLHFFQFDLGSKLLVLPIFWRVLLMQRHFSLMQVVWMYPHRTTETPGLALSVSFFMCRRRGC; encoded by the exons ATGAAATTCAAAGAGGAAATTCGTGGAGGAGCTTACGATAGAATGATTTTTGCTTCAATTATGTCAAATCGGATtttctttctccatttttttcAGTTCGACCTAGGGTCTAAGTTACTT GTGTTACCGATATTCTGGCGGGTTCTGTTGATGCAAAGACACTTCAGCCTGATGCAA GTAGTTTGGATGTATCCCCATAGGACCACGGAAACTCCTGGTTTGGCTCTCTCCG TGAGTTTCTTTATGTGCCGTAGGAGGGGTTGCTAA
- the LOC107842771 gene encoding uncharacterized protein LOC107842771 isoform X2, with protein MKFKEEIRGGAYDRMIFASIMSNRIFFLHFFQFDLGSKLLVLPIFWRVLLMQRHFSLMQVRQCFLLLQTPCDVDVTNCSSQVVWMYPHRTTETPGLALSVSFFMCRRRGC; from the exons ATGAAATTCAAAGAGGAAATTCGTGGAGGAGCTTACGATAGAATGATTTTTGCTTCAATTATGTCAAATCGGATtttctttctccatttttttcAGTTCGACCTAGGGTCTAAGTTACTT GTGTTACCGATATTCTGGCGGGTTCTGTTGATGCAAAGACACTTCAGCCTGATGCAA GTAAGACAGTGCTTCTTGCTGCTTCAAACTCCATGTGATGTAGATGTTACCAATTGCTCTTCACAGGTAGTTTGGATGTATCCCCATAGGACCACGGAAACTCCTGGTTTGGCTCTCTCCG TGAGTTTCTTTATGTGCCGTAGGAGGGGTTGCTAA